A single region of the Verrucomicrobiales bacterium genome encodes:
- the dnaX gene encoding DNA polymerase III subunit gamma/tau — MSYQVIARKYRPQRFADVVGQEHVTQTLANAIAQNRIAHAYLFCGPRGTGKTTVARIFAKCLNCTGGPSVDFSDDDERCQEITEGRSLDVLEIDGASNNGVDQVRELRDTVKFAPASSKFKIFIIDEVHMLSTAAFNALLKTLEEPPAHVKFMFATTDPEKVLPTILSRCQRFDLRRIPVALIVKHLAHISKLEKVDANEAALHAIARGADGGMRDAESALDQLISFCGNHIEEGDVLSMFGLTSHAQVLAIAMGILRADAGAVLRELDALCRHGKDLTRLLSDVLSHFRNLLVYQVSGGDLSLLEVSETEGAGLREHAALASAEVLTRMMEVLTESEGRMREAASKKIFLEVAFLKAIQARNSLGINAVLEQLKQLRSQGSAAPRGSSAATPAAPAAAVASAAPMAAPAAIQRPAPPSSSPAPRAAAVPAAAASAPAVPAEIIDAGSASKAAPPSTGPADLEALWPQLLEAVGRVSPFTRSYLLEAFPVSHVGSIFTIGFEPEFADHIELVNNSKNIELLQTKLKELGRPGTYVKFVKATAPADRAKPAPTPAPEPQRATPAPSQPSPATPNGAPPPAARAAATPPPAPPVQLNPTDFKDDPLIQKALELFRGRIVEVRS; from the coding sequence ATGTCATATCAGGTCATTGCGAGAAAGTATCGCCCGCAACGGTTCGCCGATGTCGTTGGCCAGGAGCATGTCACCCAGACGCTGGCCAATGCCATTGCGCAAAACCGGATTGCTCATGCGTATCTGTTTTGCGGCCCGCGAGGAACCGGCAAAACGACGGTCGCACGCATCTTCGCGAAATGCCTGAACTGCACGGGGGGGCCCAGTGTGGACTTCAGCGATGACGACGAAAGATGCCAGGAGATTACCGAGGGGCGTTCGCTGGACGTGCTAGAAATCGACGGTGCCAGCAACAACGGCGTCGACCAGGTGCGGGAACTGCGCGACACGGTTAAATTCGCTCCCGCCTCCTCAAAGTTCAAAATCTTCATCATTGACGAGGTTCACATGCTCTCAACCGCGGCCTTCAACGCCCTGTTGAAGACCTTGGAGGAGCCACCGGCACATGTGAAGTTCATGTTTGCCACCACGGACCCGGAGAAAGTCCTTCCCACGATCCTCTCGCGCTGCCAGCGCTTTGATCTCCGCCGCATACCTGTGGCCCTGATTGTTAAGCACCTGGCCCATATCTCGAAGCTGGAAAAAGTCGATGCCAACGAAGCCGCGCTTCACGCGATCGCCCGGGGAGCCGATGGCGGCATGCGTGACGCCGAGTCCGCTCTCGATCAGCTGATCAGTTTTTGCGGGAACCACATCGAGGAGGGAGATGTGCTCTCCATGTTCGGGCTCACCTCCCACGCCCAGGTTCTAGCCATCGCGATGGGGATCTTGCGAGCAGATGCCGGCGCGGTGCTACGCGAGCTGGATGCCCTGTGTCGTCATGGGAAGGATCTCACTCGACTGCTTTCGGATGTGCTCAGCCACTTTCGCAACCTTCTGGTCTATCAGGTTTCAGGCGGTGATCTCAGCTTGCTCGAGGTATCAGAGACCGAAGGAGCCGGGCTTCGCGAGCATGCGGCCCTAGCCAGCGCTGAAGTCCTCACGCGCATGATGGAGGTACTCACTGAGTCCGAGGGACGGATGCGTGAAGCGGCTTCCAAAAAGATTTTTCTCGAAGTTGCCTTCTTGAAGGCGATCCAAGCTCGGAATTCGCTGGGCATCAACGCCGTTCTGGAACAGCTCAAGCAACTCCGCTCACAAGGCTCCGCTGCCCCTCGTGGTTCCTCGGCGGCTACTCCGGCAGCTCCGGCGGCGGCGGTTGCGAGTGCGGCACCGATGGCGGCGCCGGCGGCGATTCAGCGGCCAGCGCCTCCATCATCCTCGCCCGCCCCGCGGGCTGCCGCTGTGCCCGCCGCGGCTGCGTCGGCCCCAGCTGTCCCGGCGGAGATCATCGACGCGGGATCTGCTTCCAAAGCTGCACCTCCATCGACCGGGCCGGCGGATCTCGAGGCCCTGTGGCCCCAACTGCTGGAGGCGGTGGGTCGCGTGAGCCCGTTTACGCGCAGCTACCTGCTCGAAGCGTTCCCGGTCTCGCATGTAGGGAGCATTTTTACCATTGGCTTTGAACCCGAGTTCGCCGACCACATTGAGCTCGTCAACAACAGCAAGAACATCGAGCTTCTCCAGACCAAGCTCAAGGAGCTGGGCCGGCCGGGAACCTACGTTAAATTCGTCAAGGCGACGGCTCCCGCGGACCGGGCCAAACCCGCTCCCACGCCGGCACCTGAACCTCAACGAGCGACTCCTGCACCATCACAACCGTCCCCAGCGACGCCCAACGGGGCTCCCCCCCCGGCCGCTCGAGCGGCCGCCACACCGCCACCTGCGCCTCCCGTGCAGCTCAATCCAACTGACTTCAAGGACGACCCTCTGATTCAGAAGGCGCTGGAACTCTTCCGCGGTCGCATTGTCGAAGTTCGCTCCTGA
- a CDS encoding glycoside hydrolase family 18 protein: MNPKQQFTSGLLVSLLFAALCLWGGNASARDLWSTGYHPGWTQGQMPASAIDYSALSHVIHFAVIPRVDGTLDTETLSLTSSHITDSVARGHAAGVKVLVCVGGAGTSAGFRGATQPAKLAGFINRLVTFVTSKGYDGLDVDWEPLDESDTPAYQNLIRGLRSTLTQRKPGSLLTAAAAEQPALFSSVQGEFDQINVMTYDMAGPWPGWVTWFNAALFDGGFRFPSTGGLITSADGLINRFISAGVQPAKLGLGIPFYGIVWKGGTGLPAGGATLPRQGWTSAPEVTAVAFREIMANHYTAARYRWDPNAYAPYLTVNNPGSSEDLFVAYDDERSCRAKVSYARNRGLGGVMIWELSQDYQASSPLAQRHPLLAAMKESLEAPRFSSIEQVGQSVRLSFQTMPLARYAVQWSTGIPGGAWSNLVIRIGDGEQMVVNDSLAGKGPARYYRIKTPP; this comes from the coding sequence ATGAATCCGAAACAGCAGTTCACCTCCGGGCTCCTCGTTTCTCTGTTATTCGCGGCGCTGTGTCTCTGGGGAGGCAATGCCTCGGCGCGGGATCTGTGGAGCACGGGGTATCATCCGGGCTGGACGCAGGGCCAAATGCCTGCGAGTGCGATTGACTATTCGGCGCTGAGCCACGTTATCCATTTCGCGGTGATTCCCCGAGTCGACGGAACACTGGACACCGAGACTCTGAGTCTGACGTCCAGTCATATCACCGACAGCGTAGCGCGTGGGCATGCCGCCGGAGTAAAGGTTTTGGTCTGCGTGGGCGGGGCCGGAACATCCGCGGGTTTTCGCGGAGCAACTCAACCTGCCAAGCTCGCCGGCTTCATCAATCGCCTGGTGACGTTCGTCACCTCGAAGGGTTACGATGGACTGGATGTGGATTGGGAACCGCTGGATGAGTCTGATACCCCCGCCTACCAAAACCTGATTCGCGGGTTGCGCTCGACTTTGACTCAAAGGAAGCCTGGTTCATTGCTCACGGCTGCGGCTGCGGAGCAACCCGCTCTCTTCAGTTCGGTTCAGGGGGAGTTCGATCAGATTAACGTGATGACCTACGACATGGCCGGCCCATGGCCGGGTTGGGTCACCTGGTTCAATGCGGCCTTGTTCGACGGCGGCTTTCGGTTTCCCAGCACCGGCGGTTTGATCACTTCGGCAGACGGCCTGATCAATCGATTCATCTCGGCCGGTGTTCAGCCCGCCAAACTCGGACTTGGCATCCCATTCTATGGGATTGTCTGGAAGGGTGGAACGGGACTTCCGGCTGGAGGGGCGACCTTGCCTCGCCAGGGATGGACATCTGCTCCGGAGGTCACTGCGGTGGCGTTCCGTGAGATCATGGCGAATCACTACACGGCGGCGCGCTATCGATGGGATCCGAATGCCTACGCTCCCTATCTGACCGTTAATAACCCGGGTTCGAGTGAGGATCTGTTTGTCGCCTATGATGACGAGCGATCTTGCCGAGCGAAGGTAAGCTATGCTCGTAACCGGGGGCTTGGCGGTGTGATGATCTGGGAGTTGAGCCAGGATTATCAGGCCTCATCGCCTTTGGCCCAACGTCATCCGTTGCTTGCGGCGATGAAGGAGTCGTTGGAGGCGCCGCGATTTAGTTCCATCGAGCAGGTGGGGCAGAGCGTACGTCTCAGTTTTCAAACCATGCCGCTCGCGCGTTACGCGGTTCAGTGGTCGACCGGGATTCCAGGAGGAGCTTGGTCCAATCTGGTGATCCGGATCGGTGACGGGGAGCAGATGGTGGTCAACGACAGCCTTGCCGGAAAGGGGCCGGCCCGATACTACCGGATTAAGACGCCACCGTGA
- a CDS encoding WXG100 family type VII secretion target, which yields MAQAIMNPEEVRRFAEELKRFNTDLQSRMGSLQARFAALGDSWQDQEHEKFSEEFKQTMKALKKFVEVSNQHSPYLLRKAQRIEDYLNQR from the coding sequence ATGGCCCAGGCAATCATGAATCCGGAAGAGGTCCGGCGGTTCGCTGAAGAACTGAAACGGTTCAACACGGACCTCCAGAGCCGTATGGGGTCCCTGCAGGCGAGGTTCGCGGCGTTGGGCGATAGCTGGCAGGACCAGGAACATGAAAAGTTCTCCGAGGAGTTCAAGCAGACGATGAAGGCTCTGAAGAAGTTCGTGGAGGTTTCCAATCAACACTCTCCGTACCTGCTCCGGAAGGCTCAGCGGATCGAGGACTATCTGAATCAGCGTTAA
- a CDS encoding YbaB/EbfC family nucleoid-associated protein, protein MSSIGKMMKQAARMQQQMQEVQAGLVNLTAEGTSGGGAVKVVARGDSTIASIKIDPQAAASGDVGMLEDLVLLAVNQALNRSRDIANAEMSKVTAGMNIPGLM, encoded by the coding sequence ATGTCGAGTATTGGAAAAATGATGAAGCAAGCTGCGCGCATGCAGCAGCAGATGCAAGAAGTGCAGGCAGGCTTGGTTAACCTGACCGCCGAGGGAACCAGCGGGGGCGGGGCCGTGAAGGTCGTTGCCCGCGGGGACAGCACCATCGCTTCGATCAAGATCGATCCCCAAGCCGCCGCCTCCGGCGATGTGGGCATGCTGGAGGACCTGGTCCTTCTTGCCGTCAACCAGGCCTTGAACCGATCGCGCGATATCGCCAACGCCGAGATGAGCAAGGTCACGGCCGGAATGAACATCCCCGGTCTCATGTAG
- a CDS encoding HAD family phosphatase translates to MSQPSIKSPQVVVFDLGKVLLEFDYSIASRRLAESGVRNVEQIRELILQPQLLYRFETGLMTEQEFYQAVSQATGFRGSFDEFVDIFSNIFEPMHEMIELHAAIRGLGIPTFIFSNTNNIAIPHIRKAYPFFSNFNGYILSYEHGSMKPDAKLYEVVEQMTGCRGSNILYIDDRPENIETGVRRGWQVILQEDHQRTRAQVQARGLKV, encoded by the coding sequence ATGTCTCAACCCTCGATCAAGTCTCCCCAAGTGGTCGTTTTCGACCTGGGCAAAGTTCTGTTGGAATTCGACTACTCAATCGCCTCCCGCCGTCTCGCCGAAAGTGGCGTCAGAAACGTTGAGCAAATTCGAGAGCTTATTCTCCAACCTCAGCTCCTCTACCGGTTTGAAACCGGATTAATGACCGAGCAGGAGTTTTACCAAGCGGTGAGCCAGGCCACCGGATTCCGCGGGAGCTTCGATGAATTCGTGGATATCTTTTCCAACATCTTCGAGCCGATGCACGAGATGATCGAGCTTCACGCCGCCATCCGCGGTTTGGGGATCCCCACCTTCATTTTTTCAAACACGAACAACATCGCCATCCCGCATATTCGGAAGGCCTATCCGTTCTTCTCGAATTTCAACGGATACATCCTCTCCTATGAGCATGGCTCCATGAAACCGGATGCCAAACTCTACGAGGTGGTGGAGCAGATGACCGGATGCCGCGGGAGCAATATTCTCTATATCGATGATCGACCGGAGAACATTGAGACGGGAGTCCGACGCGGCTGGCAAGTGATCCTGCAGGAAGATCACCAGCGCACTCGAGCACAGGTTCAAGCCCGCGGCTTGAAGGTTTAA
- the recR gene encoding recombination protein RecR, which translates to MSVLPEAIARLQDELSKLPGIGPRSAERLALHVVQTEPASIRRLAEALNTAREKVHLCGICGALTEATPCPICASTSRDGALVCVVERAVDILSLEKAGNFRGRYHVLGGRLSPLNGVGPEDLRIVQLENRLSTEPIREIVLALATDVEGDATSHYLAKRLSPRGIRVTRIAHGLPAGTGLEFADELTLHRALEGRRELT; encoded by the coding sequence GTGAGCGTCTTACCCGAAGCCATCGCCCGCCTCCAGGACGAACTGAGCAAGCTACCCGGTATCGGCCCTCGTTCGGCCGAGCGGCTGGCCTTGCACGTGGTGCAGACGGAACCAGCTTCCATCCGCCGATTGGCCGAGGCGCTCAACACCGCTCGCGAGAAGGTCCACCTGTGCGGCATTTGCGGGGCGCTGACCGAAGCCACCCCCTGCCCCATCTGCGCCAGCACCTCGCGCGACGGCGCGCTCGTTTGCGTGGTGGAGCGGGCGGTCGATATCCTCAGCCTGGAAAAAGCCGGCAACTTCCGGGGGCGCTACCATGTTCTCGGGGGGCGTCTTTCCCCCCTGAATGGGGTAGGACCCGAGGACCTGCGCATCGTCCAGCTGGAAAACCGCCTCAGCACGGAGCCGATCCGAGAGATTGTCCTCGCTCTCGCCACCGATGTGGAAGGCGATGCCACCAGCCATTATCTAGCCAAACGGCTGAGCCCGCGGGGCATTCGAGTCACCCGGATCGCCCATGGTCTGCCGGCGGGCACCGGACTCGAGTTCGCTGATGAGCTCACGCTTCATCGAGCGCTCGAAGGACGCCGCGAGCTGACCTAG
- a CDS encoding S8 family serine peptidase, which translates to MRPVGVPHTQQTKATFDGRLLVRLFEPAQAPGIFRELGVGEWHPIASRQHYFMVDAGSPDAGLELARKLMSAAEVAQLEPVLARQRSRKTEPNDPLFPRQWHLRNTGQSGGLPGIDLNCLPVWQQVRGEGVTIGIVDDGLQSTHPDLSPNLSDLPGWDWNDGDGDPSPGNLDEDIHGTQVAGLIAAREGNGIGVTGGAPRSQLVSLRLIAAPTTDSAEAEALLYLNDRLAVKNCSWGAPDGTGLLEGIGPLATAALQDAAELGRGGRGSLIVFAGGNGRGVGDNANYDGFANSPYTIAVGSVNDHGTQTSYGEPGACLVVSAPSGSSGLPRLTTTDLLGLDGAASGDYTTNFTGTSASAPLVSATLALMLSKNPQLGWRDAQEILIRSAVRNDPSDLDWQTNGAGLHFNHKYGAGLVNAEAAVVLAAQWQPLGDREQTAIERSNLDLSIPDNQATGLRVSLPVMAPRFRVEHATLQVQLTHDDWGDLHLLLKSPSGMTSLLAEPHSPAFGTTLNWTFLSVRHWGEPAEGEWVVELADRRFLNTGQLTRLKLELFGTFLPPERPALVGRTLPSGFELSFRGETGVTYQIQRSATIDAWETIVTLSGTGGESSYLDADPPAAQRFYRIVISTPGR; encoded by the coding sequence GCGTCGGCGAATGGCATCCAATAGCGTCGCGGCAACATTATTTTATGGTGGATGCCGGATCTCCCGATGCCGGGCTGGAACTCGCTCGCAAGCTCATGTCGGCCGCGGAGGTCGCTCAGCTCGAACCGGTCCTAGCCCGCCAGCGCAGTCGGAAGACCGAGCCCAACGATCCCCTTTTTCCCCGACAATGGCACCTCCGCAACACCGGTCAGTCTGGAGGATTGCCGGGCATCGACCTGAACTGCCTTCCGGTGTGGCAGCAAGTCCGGGGCGAAGGCGTTACGATTGGTATTGTTGATGATGGCTTGCAATCCACCCACCCTGACCTGAGTCCGAACCTGAGCGATCTACCGGGCTGGGACTGGAATGACGGAGACGGGGATCCAAGCCCCGGCAACCTCGATGAGGACATTCACGGAACCCAAGTTGCGGGGTTGATCGCTGCCCGCGAAGGGAATGGCATCGGAGTAACCGGGGGAGCGCCTCGCTCTCAGCTGGTAAGCTTGCGGTTAATCGCTGCCCCCACCACCGATTCCGCGGAAGCGGAAGCCTTGCTGTACCTCAATGATCGCCTGGCCGTCAAAAACTGCAGCTGGGGAGCCCCGGACGGAACGGGCCTGCTGGAGGGTATCGGGCCTTTGGCCACCGCAGCCCTTCAGGACGCCGCAGAACTCGGGCGGGGTGGCCGTGGGAGCCTGATCGTGTTTGCCGGAGGCAACGGGCGCGGGGTCGGCGACAATGCCAACTATGACGGCTTCGCCAACTCCCCCTACACGATCGCGGTGGGATCGGTAAACGATCACGGTACTCAAACCTCTTACGGAGAGCCGGGCGCGTGCTTGGTGGTATCGGCTCCTTCCGGCAGTTCCGGACTGCCTCGACTCACCACGACCGATTTGCTCGGACTCGACGGCGCAGCTTCGGGAGACTACACCACCAACTTTACCGGCACCTCGGCGTCCGCCCCTCTGGTCTCGGCGACCCTGGCTTTGATGCTGTCGAAGAATCCTCAACTGGGCTGGCGGGACGCTCAAGAAATTCTGATTCGGTCCGCAGTGCGCAACGACCCCTCAGATCTTGATTGGCAAACCAATGGGGCGGGACTTCATTTCAACCACAAATATGGAGCGGGGTTGGTGAATGCGGAGGCTGCAGTCGTCTTGGCGGCGCAGTGGCAGCCCTTGGGGGACCGCGAGCAGACAGCCATCGAGCGGTCGAACCTCGACCTGTCCATTCCGGACAACCAAGCCACTGGGTTGCGCGTCTCCCTTCCAGTGATGGCTCCCCGCTTTAGGGTCGAACACGCCACCCTGCAGGTGCAGTTGACCCACGATGACTGGGGCGATCTGCACCTCCTGTTGAAATCCCCTAGTGGCATGACCAGCCTGCTGGCCGAGCCTCATTCGCCAGCGTTCGGCACCACCCTGAACTGGACCTTTTTGTCGGTGCGGCACTGGGGGGAACCGGCCGAAGGAGAATGGGTCGTCGAACTGGCTGACCGCCGCTTTCTGAATACCGGCCAGCTAACCCGCCTCAAGCTGGAGCTGTTCGGCACCTTCCTTCCCCCGGAGCGTCCCGCCCTGGTGGGTCGAACGCTCCCTAGCGGGTTTGAACTTTCCTTTCGCGGCGAAACTGGCGTCACGTATCAGATCCAACGGTCAGCGACCATCGACGCTTGGGAGACCATCGTCACCCTCTCTGGCACGGGTGGCGAGTCGAGCTACCTGGACGCGGATCCGCCGGCAGCTCAGCGCTTCTATCGGATTGTCATCTCCACTCCCGGGCGTTGA
- a CDS encoding ATP-binding protein has protein sequence MNNPWAVKQALEWVEQLRTLVAEATSREEWLNNDLSTRTKLARQQCQAAVDVVLRQFASERTAVEAGLQSARQRVLETYERRKARFKEAHKSAKKRALLAIEEEEGRRKYKLQMGTMQATRDRDSGLAAADKALDAYQKEREQDSKRLDHLEERANASFSGYGRWQRWLTGQGTRAEVDEAQDEQQMAEQIRALIDRVESDLQRFRSFFLPALFRFLPLWVILVLGLVPMVPVLRQFQIPFLSYRDAGIAAGALCVLGLVLHLLGRRQGDPVAREIALGCLNSRRLIELGLVKADQRRTADRERIENTYQTRVQAIEQDWTQALADAGSWRESWPARLQAKETRAFETNERLHRLHLSRHERQAAEVLGKLQGMADARQQELQAVCTEKEQRLKAEHDAQWAQLESNWKSRIPALLAEVNAQQQLSTTLFPAWDARFLAAWKPPLELSPSARLGELRVDVSTFAKGLPKDPRLAFPGPARLLAPLELVYPGQGSILFETSETGRDEAVASLNNLMLRLLSTAPPGKVNFTVFDPVGLGQNFAGVMHLADHEEHLINGRIWTQTEQLEQKLADLNAHMEKVIQMYLRNEYQTIADYNREAGNIAEKYLFLVVADFPSGFSETAVRRLMSIATSGARCGVYTLIHWDRRLPLPQDFVADDLRKASVALTVRSADLIFTGNVLPGTQVALDSGPDATLAVEFVHKMGRASRDSNRVEVPFSHVTPPDAEMWTQETTSELRVPIGRTGATKLQYLAIGKGTRQHALLAGKTGSGKSTLFHVVITNLALWCSPDQVEFYLVDFKKGVEFKCYATQKLPHARVVAIESDREFGLSVLQRLDEELKRRGDLFRKLGVQDVAGYKRSGGTEPMPRTLLLIDEFQEFFVEDDKVAQGASLLLDRIVRQGRAFGIHVILGSQTLGGAYTVARATLGQMVIRIALQCNEADSYLIMDENNSAPRLLSRPGEGIYNDSAGTPEGNSPFQAVWISDEERDAALLKVRRKAAESSRVYPGPFVFEGDAPADLAENEPLRACLAQDRVLPSRSPRVWLGAPNAIKGPTEAILQRQSGNNLLLVGQREEAVLAIVTAAILSLAAQSPAGALRVYLFDAAAPGTPEREYIERLTRALPQQVTLVGNGDAAQVMNELTEELKRRAESTDLAAEPLILTLVHDLQKFKRLRNEEEFSFSTDDSEAPNTGAQFTRLISEGPALGLHVMATCDTYNNVNRCLNRKTLTEFEMRVLFQMSANDSASLIDTPKASTLGLHKAIYYNEQQGYLEVFRPYALPDAGWIDASAARLVRPASPLPGA, from the coding sequence GTGAATAACCCTTGGGCAGTCAAGCAGGCACTGGAATGGGTGGAGCAGCTTCGGACGCTGGTCGCTGAGGCAACCTCGCGCGAGGAATGGCTGAACAACGATCTGTCCACCCGAACCAAGCTTGCTCGACAGCAGTGCCAAGCCGCGGTGGACGTCGTGCTTCGCCAGTTCGCCAGCGAGCGCACGGCAGTCGAAGCCGGACTTCAGTCGGCTCGCCAGCGGGTTCTTGAAACCTACGAGCGTCGCAAGGCTCGGTTTAAAGAAGCTCACAAATCGGCCAAAAAGCGCGCGCTCCTGGCGATTGAGGAGGAGGAGGGACGTCGCAAGTATAAGCTTCAGATGGGGACGATGCAGGCGACCCGTGACCGTGACTCGGGTTTGGCCGCGGCCGACAAGGCCTTGGACGCTTACCAGAAGGAGCGCGAGCAAGACTCCAAGCGTTTGGATCACCTGGAGGAGCGGGCAAATGCCTCTTTCAGCGGCTATGGACGGTGGCAGCGATGGCTAACCGGGCAGGGCACTCGCGCCGAGGTGGATGAGGCTCAGGACGAGCAGCAGATGGCCGAGCAGATCCGCGCCCTGATCGACCGAGTTGAATCCGACCTGCAGCGGTTCCGGAGCTTTTTCCTGCCCGCGTTGTTCCGCTTTCTTCCGTTGTGGGTGATCTTGGTGCTGGGGTTGGTTCCCATGGTTCCGGTGCTTCGCCAGTTTCAGATCCCGTTTCTTTCGTATCGCGATGCCGGCATCGCTGCCGGCGCGCTGTGCGTGCTGGGGCTCGTGCTTCATCTGTTGGGCCGTCGACAGGGAGATCCGGTGGCTCGGGAGATTGCCCTGGGATGTTTGAATTCACGGCGCCTGATCGAGCTAGGCTTGGTCAAGGCCGATCAGCGGCGGACTGCCGACCGTGAGCGGATCGAGAACACCTACCAGACCCGAGTTCAGGCCATCGAGCAGGATTGGACGCAGGCTCTGGCCGATGCCGGCTCTTGGCGCGAGAGCTGGCCCGCCCGGCTGCAGGCCAAGGAGACCAGGGCCTTCGAGACGAACGAGCGATTGCACCGGCTTCACCTGAGCCGCCACGAGCGTCAAGCCGCGGAGGTTTTGGGCAAGCTTCAGGGGATGGCGGATGCTCGGCAACAGGAGCTGCAGGCGGTCTGTACTGAGAAGGAGCAGCGGCTCAAGGCGGAGCATGATGCGCAATGGGCACAGCTGGAGTCGAACTGGAAGAGCCGCATTCCCGCCCTTTTGGCCGAAGTCAACGCGCAGCAGCAGCTCTCGACGACCTTGTTTCCGGCCTGGGATGCCCGATTTCTGGCCGCCTGGAAGCCGCCGCTGGAGTTGTCTCCGTCCGCTCGCTTGGGGGAACTCCGAGTCGACGTGTCGACATTCGCCAAGGGCCTTCCCAAGGATCCACGGTTGGCTTTTCCCGGGCCAGCCCGTTTGCTGGCGCCACTCGAGTTGGTGTATCCCGGCCAGGGTTCCATTTTGTTCGAGACGTCCGAAACCGGACGCGATGAGGCTGTTGCTTCGCTCAACAACTTAATGCTGCGGTTGCTCTCCACCGCACCTCCGGGAAAGGTTAACTTCACGGTGTTCGATCCGGTCGGGTTGGGACAGAACTTCGCGGGTGTCATGCATCTCGCCGATCACGAGGAGCACTTGATCAACGGTCGGATCTGGACTCAGACCGAACAGCTCGAGCAAAAGCTCGCGGATCTGAATGCGCATATGGAGAAGGTGATCCAGATGTATCTGCGCAACGAGTACCAGACCATCGCGGATTACAATCGGGAGGCTGGCAATATTGCCGAGAAGTATCTTTTCCTGGTTGTGGCCGACTTCCCCAGCGGCTTTAGCGAGACCGCGGTACGACGCCTTATGAGTATTGCCACGAGCGGGGCCCGTTGCGGCGTCTACACGCTCATCCACTGGGATAGGCGGCTGCCGCTTCCGCAGGATTTTGTTGCAGACGATCTGCGCAAAGCCAGTGTCGCCCTGACGGTCCGATCGGCTGATCTGATCTTTACCGGCAACGTCCTGCCGGGCACGCAGGTCGCTTTGGATTCGGGACCCGACGCCACTCTCGCCGTTGAGTTTGTTCACAAAATGGGACGAGCTAGCCGCGATTCGAATCGGGTGGAAGTCCCCTTCTCCCACGTGACGCCGCCCGATGCCGAGATGTGGACGCAGGAGACCACCTCTGAACTGCGGGTGCCGATCGGCAGAACTGGCGCCACCAAACTGCAATACCTGGCCATCGGCAAGGGCACTCGCCAGCACGCGTTGCTGGCCGGTAAAACGGGCTCCGGCAAATCCACGCTTTTCCATGTGGTGATCACCAATCTGGCTTTGTGGTGCAGTCCCGATCAAGTGGAGTTTTACCTGGTCGACTTCAAGAAGGGCGTTGAGTTTAAGTGTTATGCCACCCAGAAGCTACCGCATGCCCGCGTCGTGGCGATCGAGAGCGATCGCGAGTTTGGGCTGAGTGTGTTGCAGCGTTTGGACGAGGAACTCAAGCGCCGCGGCGATCTGTTCCGCAAGCTCGGCGTTCAGGATGTGGCCGGATACAAGAGATCGGGCGGCACCGAGCCGATGCCCAGGACCCTCTTGCTGATTGATGAGTTTCAGGAGTTCTTTGTGGAGGACGACAAGGTGGCGCAAGGAGCTTCGTTGCTTCTGGATCGAATTGTGCGCCAAGGCCGTGCGTTCGGCATTCATGTCATCCTGGGATCCCAGACCCTGGGTGGCGCTTACACGGTTGCCCGGGCGACCCTGGGTCAGATGGTCATCCGAATTGCACTGCAGTGCAATGAGGCGGATTCTTATCTGATCATGGATGAGAACAATTCGGCGCCGCGTTTGCTCTCGCGTCCCGGGGAGGGCATTTACAACGACAGCGCCGGCACCCCTGAGGGCAACAGTCCTTTCCAAGCCGTTTGGATCTCTGACGAGGAGCGCGATGCCGCGTTGTTGAAAGTCCGGCGGAAGGCGGCGGAGTCCTCCCGGGTGTATCCGGGTCCTTTCGTCTTCGAAGGGGATGCGCCGGCTGACTTGGCGGAGAACGAGCCCTTGCGCGCCTGCTTGGCGCAGGATCGGGTGCTTCCTTCCCGCAGCCCGCGGGTGTGGCTCGGGGCGCCCAATGCGATCAAAGGTCCGACCGAGGCGATCCTCCAGCGGCAAAGCGGCAATAATTTGTTGCTGGTGGGGCAGCGCGAAGAAGCGGTTCTAGCCATTGTCACAGCCGCGATCCTCTCCCTCGCCGCTCAGTCCCCGGCGGGAGCGTTGCGGGTTTATCTGTTCGACGCAGCGGCTCCGGGCACCCCTGAACGGGAGTACATCGAACGTTTGACCCGGGCGCTGCCGCAGCAGGTGACGTTGGTCGGAAACGGCGATGCGGCTCAGGTCATGAATGAGCTGACAGAGGAACTGAAACGTCGGGCCGAATCAACTGATCTGGCTGCGGAACCCCTCATCCTCACCTTGGTTCACGATCTGCAGAAGTTTAAACGCCTGCGCAATGAGGAGGAATTCAGTTTCTCCACTGACGACAGCGAGGCTCCGAACACCGGCGCTCAGTTCACCCGGCTCATCTCCGAGGGGCCTGCCTTGGGCCTGCATGTCATGGCTACTTGCGACACCTACAACAACGTGAACCGTTGCCTGAACCGCAAGACGCTCACCGAGTTCGAGATGCGGGTGCTGTTCCAGATGAGCGCCAACGATTCTGCCAGTCTGATCGACACTCCCAAGGCCAGCACCTTGGGGCTGCACAAGGCGATCTATTACAACGAGCAGCAGGGCTATCTCGAAGTGTTCCGGCCGTATGCGCTTCCGGACGCGGGTTGGATCGACGCGTCTGCGGCTCGCTTGGTGCGGCCGGCCTCCCCTCTCCCGGGTGCATGA